TGTGTCAGTACCACGAAATACTAAATACTGCTGACACGTGACTACGCTAAATTTTGTTTTGGCGTAGAATATTCTACACTTGGGATTTAGAATAGCGCATATACAAATAATTTGTAAAATAATGTACTCATTGTGTAGCCCAAAGCAAACAAAAAGAAAGGCCTTTCGGCTTGTCTTCCAGACTCCAACCCTCGCAGTCCGGCCCACTAGCCCACTCAGCCACTCCACGTCTCCACCCGGCCACACCTTGCTGGCCCGGCGTCCTGCCCCCTCACCACCCCCTCACGACAGCGACCCCGCCACCGACTCCGTTCCCCCTAACCCTAGGGCctaggcggcgcggcggcggtgaGCAGCGGGCTGCGCCGCGCGCGGCAAGCTGCAAGAGGTAGCAACAGCTGCAGCCAGCAGCAGCAGGGCCGAggggcggcggcgcggtgcggtAGGAGTCGGGCCAGCGGCCAGGTGGTGGGGGGTGGCCGGCGGCTTCTCGGGCTGGGGCGGCGGCCAGCCGAGCCCAGGGCTCCAGCCTCCAGGTCGGCACTCGGCAGGTTAGCGATTCTAGGCTTCTGGCTGAGGATTTATTGATTTACAAGGTGAGCTGTTCACTTTTCTGTTATTTATGCAGCTGCAATTTGCAAAAAAAAGTAAAGCAAAATATTTGTTGAGAATTTACTGATTTACAGTGCTATTGAAGTATTACTGATTTGAggattgtttttttttctgtagAAGTGGAAATACCCAAGATTAAAATACTGGCTCCGCCACTGTCTTCGCCAGTATGTTGGGCACCAGTTTCATTGAGTTCAAACTCGATTACTCAGCCACCAAGAACTTTCCCATCGGCAAATCCATCGTCGATAGCAGATTATTGGCCGGAGGGCGTACCTGGACGATAGTTTGCTTCCCGCGTGGGGTTCTTGACAATGGCGAGTACCTCTCCCTTTGCGCAGTGACCACGACCACGAGCAAATCCAGACACGGCGTGAAGGCAGTCTTCCAAGCCTTTCCAATGGGAAGAGACGGGGCACCATCGTTGTCCCATGCAAAATGGTCAAGCGAGATCCATAGTGTTGGCTCCAATGGTGGAACTGTAATTGGGTTGCAGAAGTTCATGAAGCGCAGCGAGCTCGAGCTGGGTTGTTACCTCGTCGATGGCTGCGTGACATTTGTATGTGGAATCATAGATCTCAAGAGCAACGACCGTGTGCCTGTGCCTCCCACAGACTTGGGCGACCATCTCGGACACCTGCTGCAGTGCACCGACGGCTCAGACGTCTCCTTCTCGGTTGGCGGCGAGACGTTCTGCGTGCACCGGGCCATCCTCACCGCTCGCTCGCCGGTCTTCAAGGCGCAGCTCTTCGGTTCCATGGCGGACGCCCAGACGGACAGCATCACGCTGCACGACGTCCAGCCGGAGGTTTTCCGAATCCTGCTGCGGTTCATGTACACCGACACAGTGCCCACGGACACAGACCTCATCAAACATCTCGAGGGCTCTTCAGCCACGGACTTGCTCCAGCACTTGCTTGCGGCGGCAGACATGTACCAGCTGGACAGGCTGAAGCTCATGTGCGCGCAGAAGCTATGGGACTGTGTGTCGCCGGAGACCGTGGCGGCGACGTTGGTCTGCGCTGAGATGCACAACTGTCcggagctgaagaagaggtgcaTCGACTTCTTTGTGGTGGACAAGAATTTCAAGAGCGCGGTGTTGACAGAGGGCTACTCGCGCCTGATACAGGGCTTCCCGTCAGTTATCGAGGAGATCAGAGCAAGGCTAGTCCAGCCGTAGATGAATGATGATGATTCATGAACAAACATCTATCTCTATGTTATGCCGAAGGAGTGCTCGAATTTGTGTCATCGCCAATATTATGTGAAGTGCATGAAGTATTTCTattacttaggccttgtttagttgcgaatatttttggaaaatggtactgtagcactttcgttgttatttggcaattagtgtccaaccatagtctaattaggcttaaaagattcgtctcgtgaatttcgtctaaaccgtgtaattagttttattttttatttatatttaatgcttcatgcatgcgtccaaagattcgatgtgacggggaatcttaaaaaattttgcaaaattttggaaactaaacaggcacttaATTTCAGTGCTTCGTGACACACAAAATTATAAATCATGCTATATTATTTTGATATCTGGAGTTGTCGCTCTTCATTCCCAAAACAGTTTAGCTTTCTATACTTTTTCTTGTATCCCCCCGAATCATAGCATGAAATAAAAAATGCATCTTCTGTAGAATGACTACGTCAAAATGATGCAAGATGTGGAAGACCAGTATCCTTGCGCGTGCACTCGCGCCCGTGGTGAAGTAATGGTAGACATGCGAGAATAAACATATGTACCAACATATCTTATATGTTATTACTGGTACCAGTCTTAGATTCATTGGTCCATTAGTATAAGAGGCGTGCCCGTTCTGGAAAGCGTGAAAGCATGTGGACTCTGTTGTAAGTAGCTAAATAACGTGGTTTtgcacatgattttttttttgactaTTTGATAAATGGAATCATCTCGATATCCATATGACAAAGAATAGATGTGACTCGAAGACATAATATTTGGTGgtggcacattacaatgatatatAATAGATTGACATAAACACATGTTACATCAGAAAAAACAGAACATACATAAGCTGGTCAGAGCATGGCTACATTCTTTTTCGACTTAGAACAAATTCTACATCCTGTGCATGACTACAATAACCTTTAGTTTACAGTCTTCAAAGGGCTGGAAGAGGCCTTCAGGCTATCCACAATGTCAGTCATAGATGGCCATTGAGATCATCAAACGAAGCTTGCTCAAAGTCAATTTTGGTACGGGCAGCATAAATAAAAGCTCATTTAAGCGCCTGCTACATGCTGCAAGGTGAAAAGCTAAAGTAGAAAACTGAGAGGAAACTATGAATAAAACTACAGTGTACATCTAGTAACTATAGCACTCCATCTAAAATGTACTGCCTCATCTAGGTACCAAGCTGCCTAGGTACACACCTGAACTGGAGATTGGAATCACCAAACTTGCTTAGATCATCAGACAGCAATTGGATTAATATCACAGTTCACTCAAATCTGACTAAATTTTggtataagtaacataggtgagctCATCATTTACATAGAATGGGAAGTGAGCCTGAAATCTCAAaaaaaacatggaagccaaaagCGTGTCGTTTAATAGTAACTAAAGTAAGCCTTTAACAAAAGCATAGAAGGTCGATGTATATATTGACATAGGTATGCACTGTACAATTTCCATGCGAAATTAGGCATCCACTCTGCGATATCTCACAGGCCACAGTAGCTATGAGTTTGGCGATGAATACCTAAAGTTGAAGTGCGTACTAAATGTCGCAGATAGCCAAGGACAGCTAACACCATTACTGAACCATCACCATTCAGAACAGCAGAAAGCATGCATAGGCGAGATGGAATAGGAATAAGAGTGGAACAGTTTGTTACCTGAGATGAAGCCCAGGAAGCATCCAGAATTTGTCATGCTGCATAAACCTCATAGGATATCTTGATTAGTTTCTAAAAGTTAGGCTATGTATTCCCGATAATTCCTAAAACTTGCAGTGATCGAAACATAATAAATGTCAGGTAAAATGTAAATTAAGCATGTATGCATGAAGTAGGGCAGATCTTTTGTAGCCTGCAGAACATCACTTTGTGCTTTTTTTCATTGAAGTTGCAGATATATAAAAAGTTCATGACCATCTAGAAGTTGTCAAGCTGCACAAACTCACGATAACCAACAGTAGGTGATGGAAGCATCAGGATGGATGCATCTATTGTATCAGCTTGTAGAATATATAATGATTGACATGTGATTTTCAAAGAGCATCTGAATTGACAGGTAAAATGGATGCAAAGGTTGAATTGCGCGTCTGCGCCATATCTATTTTACACACCCTACATTTATGAAATGAATTACAGACTAAGGAGGAATGTATCCCAAATGATGAAAAAAATTGTGTAGATCATTATCACTTCCTTGTTGACTGAGGTTGCAGTGTGTTAGTTAACACTAATAAATGTTTTCCATGGCATACCTTGtatagttttgaagatgaagatTCATGCTCGACAAAAAAACTTTTTTTTTGGTAGGCGTAAGTAATCTTGTTTTCAACAGACGGTGTGCTTCAGCCCATTCGTGTATGCACCTTATCGCTAAGAAATCAAATTCAGAAACGGATCCATCAGCAAACATACTTTTACATATCGTAAGATCCGATTTAAAAAAAGCAATGGGATTCCTCACATG
This DNA window, taken from Miscanthus floridulus cultivar M001 chromosome 13, ASM1932011v1, whole genome shotgun sequence, encodes the following:
- the LOC136500299 gene encoding BTB/POZ and MATH domain-containing protein 1-like — translated: MLGTSFIEFKLDYSATKNFPIGKSIVDSRLLAGGRTWTIVCFPRGVLDNGEYLSLCAVTTTTSKSRHGVKAVFQAFPMGRDGAPSLSHAKWSSEIHSVGSNGGTVIGLQKFMKRSELELGCYLVDGCVTFVCGIIDLKSNDRVPVPPTDLGDHLGHLLQCTDGSDVSFSVGGETFCVHRAILTARSPVFKAQLFGSMADAQTDSITLHDVQPEVFRILLRFMYTDTVPTDTDLIKHLEGSSATDLLQHLLAAADMYQLDRLKLMCAQKLWDCVSPETVAATLVCAEMHNCPELKKRCIDFFVVDKNFKSAVLTEGYSRLIQGFPSVIEEIRARLVQP